A genome region from Campylobacterota bacterium includes the following:
- the nuoK gene encoding NADH-quinone oxidoreductase subunit NuoK translates to MEITLTHYLVLSTVLFAIGLIGVMRRKNLLMLFFATEILLNATNIAFAAISHYIGDLSGQMFAFFIIAIAASEVAVGLGLLIVWYKRTGKIDLDQMTSMRG, encoded by the coding sequence ATGGAAATTACCCTTACCCATTATCTGGTTTTGTCGACCGTGCTGTTCGCGATCGGCCTGATCGGAGTCATGCGCCGCAAAAACCTGCTGATGCTGTTTTTTGCGACCGAAATCCTCCTCAATGCGACCAACATCGCGTTTGCGGCGATTTCACATTACATCGGCGATCTGAGCGGACAGATGTTTGCTTTTTTTATCATCGCGATTGCGGCGTCGGAAGTAGCGGTCGGTCTGGGACTGCTCATCGTGTGGTACAAACGTACCGGTAAGATCGATCTCGATCAAATGACTTCAATGCGAGGATAA
- a CDS encoding NADH-quinone oxidoreductase subunit J produces the protein MFEAIAFYLFAALTIVMFTITVMTSQALYAITAMAAGMIFISAFFFILGADFLGAIQIIVYTGAVMALYAFGMMFFDTTRNVVEKRTNPQIVFVLGVLAAVLVVAIFVAPIVSNNIQALYPINPEVGNSQAVGMVLFTKYLVPFEVAAVMLLVAMIAGIVLAGKKMDKSLTLMAEEEIEMMHASNPTHQERGEH, from the coding sequence ATGTTTGAAGCAATCGCTTTTTATCTGTTTGCAGCCTTGACGATTGTCATGTTTACGATTACCGTCATGACGTCGCAGGCACTCTACGCCATCACGGCGATGGCGGCGGGGATGATTTTTATCTCGGCGTTTTTCTTTATCCTCGGTGCCGATTTCCTGGGCGCGATCCAGATTATCGTCTATACCGGTGCGGTCATGGCACTTTATGCGTTCGGGATGATGTTTTTCGATACGACCCGCAACGTCGTCGAAAAACGGACCAACCCTCAGATCGTGTTTGTCCTCGGCGTGCTGGCGGCCGTTTTGGTTGTGGCGATTTTCGTCGCACCGATCGTCTCCAACAACATCCAGGCGCTCTACCCGATCAACCCCGAAGTGGGCAACTCGCAGGCGGTCGGTATGGTCTTGTTTACCAAATACCTCGTACCGTTCGAAGTGGCGGCGGTCATGCTCCTGGTAGCGATGATCGCGGGGATCGTTCTCGCCGGCAAGAAAATGGACAAATCGCTCACGTTGATGGCCGAAGAGGAGATTGAGATGATGCACGCATCGAATCCAACACACCAAGAGAGAGGGGAACACTGA
- the nuoI gene encoding NADH-quinone oxidoreductase subunit NuoI, protein MHHGHEEIFTDRNVSEKSAYYYVDIESYPESGWDKFKQVVRRTFSGELFVGLWVVLREMIKFDIHTVQYPKEKLPIGPRYRAVHKLLRLWESGYERCIGCGLCEKICISDCIRMDTRIDENSRKEVTEYSINLGRCIFCGYCAEVCPELAIVHGPRYENASEQRAHFVIKDDMLTPLDLLKAGAQEEYPGFGAVIPGSDASVKKTPLAY, encoded by the coding sequence ATGCATCATGGACACGAAGAGATATTTACCGACCGTAACGTAAGCGAAAAAAGCGCCTACTATTACGTCGATATCGAAAGCTATCCCGAGAGCGGATGGGACAAGTTCAAACAGGTGGTCCGCCGGACGTTCAGCGGCGAGCTGTTCGTCGGTTTGTGGGTCGTACTGCGGGAGATGATCAAATTCGACATCCACACCGTCCAGTATCCCAAAGAGAAACTTCCGATCGGTCCGCGTTACCGCGCGGTTCACAAGCTCCTTCGCTTGTGGGAATCGGGATATGAGCGCTGCATCGGATGCGGACTGTGCGAAAAGATCTGTATCTCCGATTGTATCCGGATGGATACGCGGATCGACGAGAACAGCCGTAAAGAGGTGACCGAGTACAGCATCAACCTCGGGCGCTGCATCTTCTGCGGTTACTGTGCGGAAGTGTGCCCGGAACTGGCGATCGTCCACGGCCCGCGTTATGAAAACGCCTCCGAGCAGCGTGCCCATTTCGTCATCAAAGACGATATGCTCACCCCTCTTGATCTGCTCAAGGCGGGAGCGCAGGAAGAGTATCCGGGCTTCGGTGCCGTAATCCCGGGAAGCGACGCGTCGGTCAAAAAGACCCCGCTTGCGTATTAA
- the nuoH gene encoding NADH-quinone oxidoreductase subunit NuoH translates to MDAAFIIETIVKIVVILLIFSALAGFGTYFERKVLAFMQRRLGPMHVGPYGLLQIMADGIKLFTKEDIVPQNVVKPIFKIAPVITAATAFMAAAAIPFWPQFTVMGYTVHPIVADINVGILYVLGVMAIGLYGPLLGGMASANKWSLISAARSAAIFISYEVITGLSLLAPLMMVGSLSLIDINNYQAGGIGNWIVWSQPVAFILFWIAAFAETGRTPFHLVANDHEIIDGFGTEYSGMRWGLFFIGEYANMFFISFVMAIIFLGGFGDGTIAGAVQLILKVAFFFFFFLWTRAAWPDVRPDQLMWLCWKVLMPIAVLNVIVTGIVMMF, encoded by the coding sequence ATGGATGCAGCATTCATTATTGAGACGATCGTCAAAATCGTTGTCATTTTGTTGATTTTTTCCGCGCTTGCAGGGTTCGGTACCTATTTCGAGCGTAAGGTTCTGGCGTTCATGCAACGTCGCCTTGGACCGATGCACGTCGGGCCATACGGGTTGCTTCAGATCATGGCAGACGGGATCAAACTCTTCACGAAAGAGGATATCGTTCCCCAAAACGTCGTCAAGCCGATTTTTAAAATTGCCCCGGTCATCACCGCGGCTACCGCATTCATGGCGGCTGCGGCGATTCCGTTCTGGCCCCAGTTTACGGTTATGGGCTATACCGTTCATCCGATTGTTGCCGACATCAACGTCGGGATTCTCTACGTTCTTGGGGTGATGGCGATCGGTTTGTACGGCCCGCTGCTTGGGGGTATGGCCTCTGCGAACAAATGGTCGCTGATCTCGGCGGCGCGGAGTGCGGCGATCTTCATTTCGTACGAAGTGATTACGGGGCTTTCGCTTCTGGCGCCTTTGATGATGGTCGGATCGCTCTCGCTCATCGACATCAACAACTACCAAGCCGGCGGGATCGGTAACTGGATCGTCTGGTCGCAGCCGGTAGCGTTCATCCTTTTCTGGATTGCGGCGTTTGCCGAGACGGGGCGTACGCCGTTTCACCTCGTGGCCAACGACCACGAGATCATCGACGGTTTCGGTACCGAGTACTCGGGGATGCGCTGGGGTCTGTTCTTTATCGGGGAATACGCGAACATGTTCTTTATTTCGTTCGTCATGGCGATCATCTTCCTCGGAGGTTTCGGTGACGGTACGATTGCGGGGGCGGTACAGCTGATCCTCAAGGTCGCGTTTTTCTTCTTCTTTTTCCTATGGACCCGTGCCGCGTGGCCGGATGTCCGTCCCGACCAGCTCATGTGGCTGTGCTGGAAAGTTTTAATGCCGATCGCCGTGCTCAACGTTATCGTTACCGGCATCGTGATGATGTTCTAA